The following coding sequences are from one [Limnothrix rosea] IAM M-220 window:
- a CDS encoding Txe/YoeB family addiction module toxin encodes MRSLFFEGNTWEAYEALRQKDKKIYKSLCRILKEMLRDNPAIGTGKPEPLKHNLSSLWSRRISQKDRVIYKYDEEYIYIFAIGGHYDQF; translated from the coding sequence ATGAGATCATTATTCTTTGAAGGCAACACATGGGAAGCCTACGAAGCACTGAGACAGAAAGACAAGAAGATCTATAAATCTCTTTGTCGCATCCTGAAGGAAATGCTCCGAGATAATCCCGCTATTGGCACTGGTAAACCAGAACCCCTGAAACATAATCTATCTAGCCTATGGTCGCGGCGCATCAGCCAGAAAGATCGTGTTATTTACAAATACGATGAAGAATATATTTATATCTTTGCGATTGGCGGTCATTACGATCAATTCTGA